AGAGGAATCATCTGATGTGTCAGCAGGTTTCACATCTTCTGGAActgacttttttatttctgcttttgcatcTGTGCTTGTTTCATCCCCAGGAGATGAAAAGCCAATACTTGGAAGCCAAAATTTAAATCTTCCAGGAGATCTTTTATTAtcagtcttttctttctcattggTTATGTCTTTTTCTTCACCTTCCACTGCTTCAACTACATCTTCATCTtcagagagaggagctgcagttaTTCCCTCTGGTGATTTACCAGGAAAACCCTCTTCAAGTTTACTGGAACCCTTTACTTCAGCAGCAGATGTTTTTAACTTTGACAAACTTACTTTTCCTCTAGATTCTTCAGACCCATGGTGTGGTTTGTCAGACAGTTTAagctcagcactgccagttctctgtgctgctgctccaaagcTTTCACCAGCACCTGTAGGTCTTCTCACTGATGCATCTCCTGTTGGAGATGGCTGCTGGACCAGCACATCTAAATCACTGTGTGATTCAGGCAACTTGGCCTTGAGCAATGAGAatcccaaagcagcagttttGACCTCTGATGACAGAATCTCTGattctttcagtatttcagtagTATAAATTTCACACCGCTCAATAGCAACATGTTCAGGTTCTACTTTTTCACTTACTTCTTGGCCCTCTATGTAAGACCAATGAATGTCTTGTCCTGCACTTGAAAGGGAGGACTCTATGGTAGCTGTCATTTGTGCTGTTTTAATGTCAGGTTCAGTCAGTGtcaaaattttgctttttgctttttgaataCCCCCCTCTACAGCTCCCTGTGTTTCTTCAGAGATAGCAGAGCTTGCTTGCAGTCGCACTATTTCAATGTCAGTACTAGATCCCTTTGGATCTGTTACTACTTTTGACAGTAAAACATCAGCTTCAATTGGGAGAGTTCTGAAAGTGAATCTTGGTATTTTTAGTTTGGGAATTTTTACACTTACTTCTGGGACACCTTGTGTTTGGTCCACTGTTTCCCCTGTTATTCTGGCAGATGCTTCTTTATGATCTAGACCTGGACTTTTCAGGCCAATCAATCCTTCTGGTTTTTGTaactgcatttctgcagtgtcTCTTTCACTTTGAGGTGCTGAATCAGCTTCTGACTTTGGCAAACTGGTATCATCTTCAAACCCCTTGATTTCAGAATGCAACATTCCAAACCTTGGAATCTTAAACTTGTATGCTTTAATTTTACTTGTTTCTGCTCTGTCTTCTACTTGCACTTCCACTCCTGCAGACACATCCTTTTCAACACTTTTCACgcaaaatttcatttcaggatCTACTCCAGTAATTTTAACATCCGTCTTCAATGTCGGAACTTCTACCTTTAGATCTTCCAGTTTAGCAGTAACGTAAGTACCATCTTCTGATCCTTTTGTTGTAGACCATTCACACACAGTCCTTTTTAATTGACTTTCTTCACTGTCTTTTCCTGTAATTTTCACCTCGCcctttatctttccttttttgattGCTGCCTCTTTGTTTGGAATATCTAGCTCTTCCTTTGGAAGATTAACatctattttcttctgtgttgcATCCAGAGTAATTTCAGCTGATGATGGCTTGCATCCTACCCCTGATGTCTCTAATTTCATAGAACTTTCTACTTTTTGGACATTTATATCCTGTGATTTGCCTTTATGCTCTGGAGACGTCAGAGTACACGTAGGAAACCTATTTGTTGAACTCCTGGCTTTGTCAGTTTCTGAAGCACTTGGGTATGATTTAGACAATTCTGCTGTAGACACTGTGATTTCTGAAGTATGTCCTTCAGCACTGCGCTTAACTACCTCTGCATAAGTTTCAGTTTTTGGAAGACTCACTCCACTATCTGTTCTTTCTGCAGATAATGAAATATGTCCTTCAATTTCTGGCAAGCTAACATTAGACATCTTCACAGAATCTTCTAATTTTTGAATCCCTTCTTTTCCAATAGTAATTTCAGCAACTGCATGTGGTAATGAGAAGGTATTTTCAGGAACacttgtttcagtttgtgctttAGCAGAAGGAATAGTTGCCTGAGCTTTTTCCATACTTCTTTCAATATCGGCATCacttttttgttcctttaagGATGACCTGCCAAATGCAGGTATTCTGAATTTTGGCATTTTAAACCATCCCTGATGTTCTTCAGTCTGAActtcttcagcttttatttcatgttcttttaGTTTGATTTCCTTCTCCTCAAGACTCTCACTAACACTCTCTGTCTTTGGTTTGGACACTGACTGGGTGCTTATGTCTACCTTTGCATCTTCAATGCCACCTGTCAGAGCTTGGGGTGTTTTTATCTTACCATCAACTCCTCCAGGATCTGACATATCAGATATAAGTTCTGATGCTGGAACTCCCACAGCAATGCCAGCAATTTCATTTGTTGTTCTTAGTTGGGGTAGCTCAGCCTCTATTTTTGGAGAGCTGATCTCTGTCTCTGGGACTTTCCCTTTTATTCGGGAGATTCCAAACTTTGTCTTCTGGAACGTGGGCATTTTAATCTTCCCTTCAGGACCTTCcaatttcacttttcttccaTCCACAACTGATGAGCTTTCTGTTAGTATATCAGGGCTCTTCAAATCAACTGAAGCTTCTCCTTTGGGGAGCTTAGTACCTGTTTTTTGAATGTTACATTCATTGGCAGAACTTATTTTTAAGTCAACCTGTTGAAAGCTCCTCTCTGAGGGAGTCAAAGAAGCATCAATCTTTGCTGAGCTGACTGTTATTTCAGTTTTAGAGGCTTCAGTTTCTACTCTGGAAAACTCCAGAGTGTGGACTCTAGTGTCAGCCAGTTTTATGCTGATTTGTGCCCCTTCTTCAGTCCCTTCAGGATGACTTTTTTCTATATCAGGTATCTTAATAGAATCATCACCCTCTATTTCTGTTTTAGGAAGAGTAGCATCAACTTCAACTTTTTGAGATTTTGGAACCTTTATCTTGGAGAGTGAAATTTTAGGCATGACAAATTGAGGTTTTTTAATTGGACTTTTTTGTTCAACTTTTCCTGAGGATATTTCCAGATCAAGGTCTGCCCCACTACCTTGATCATCAGCTGCAGTTTCTTTCACTTCTGTGTCTATTCTGCTTGACACGACAGCAAGCTTTTGGTCTTCCAAATTTGCTCCAGAATCAGATTTAACACTTGCTTCCTTCTTTGGTGACCAACTGAAGGACGGAAGTTTGAATTTGGGCATTTTGAAAtgtccttccttctcttctccttctccatcttgctttatttCCCCCTTGATCGTTACTGCTGCATCTGAATCCTGAATATCACTGTCTGGTTTTGGAAAAGGGATGTCAGCTGATGGGAGGTGAACATCAGCCTCTGATGTCTTACTGTCAGTTTTGGTAATTTTGGCTTCAGGGCTGTAAATCCTTTTTTCTGTGCCACATTCTGCCTTCAAGTCTGGTGCTTCAACAGCAATGTCAGATATTTCTACTGTTGCTTTTAGTTGGGGAACCTTGACTTCTGATTTGGATTGGCCAACATCCTTTTCCAACCTTTTCCCTTTAGAAAGTGTAATTCCTACCTTTGGCATTTGGAATTTAGACATTTTTGTTTTCGCTTCAGAACCTTCAGCTTTTATCTCTACATCACCCACAGCAATTTCACTTGATTTTCTTTCAACACTTATGTCAGGACTCTTCACCTCAAGCAAACCTTCAGGTGTCATCTTAATATCTGAGGTGGAGAGGCTGGCATTAGCAGCAGCCGATTTCAGAGTCAGATCATCTCCTTCACAGGTAGGAACTTTGACCTCACCTGTAGGCATGCTAATATGCATCTCTACTTTGGGAGCTTGGGCTTCTGGTTTGGAAAATTCTGAAGGTGGGACTGTAACTTTAGGCACTTTTATGCCCAGTCCTGCAACTTCTCCACTACTTCCTTTCTCAGATTTCTGAACAGaaacagcttctttttcttctttgggtCCAGAAACATCAGTTTCCAGTACAGGCAGAGAGACCTGTACTTTCTGACCCTTAATTTTAGGGAATGAGATCTTTGGCATGGTAAATTGGGACTTCTTGGTTTTGGCCTTTTCACCATCTTTTTCTGTTGTATCAAATTCTTCATGAGTGTATTGATTCTCAGGAGTAGGTAAAGTTAATTCAGATCCCATGTCTCCAGATAAGGTAGACAAAGTGGGTCCTTCCAGATGTTCCTCAACAGGAGAAGGAGCAATAGCTTCTTTCTTTGGTGACCACCTAAATGAAGGCAGCTTGAATTTTGAtgatttaaatttgttttctttctcctcagtACCCTTTTCTCCTGTAGCTACTTCCTGTTCTGCCTTGCACTCTAAATCTGGGCCACGGATTTCTGCTTCTAAGTTGGGCAAGGTAGCCTCCATGGGTGAGAGATTTGGGTCCACTGTTGGTGCATCCAGAACAACTTCAAGTGAAGGTTTATGCAACTTTACACCAAGATGGGGATCAGAAATTTGAGCTGTTTTTTCAATATCAGGACCAGTCATATCAGATGATATCCTTCCCTTGGAAATGTCAGATTGCACGTTGGAACCAATGTCACCTTCAGATGCCTTTCCCTTAGATCGAATTCTGAATTTTGGTTTTCGGAATTTAGGAATTTTAACTGTGACCTCTGTGTCAACCAAAGATATTTCAGCAGATGTGGTTTTGCCCTCTAGCTTAAAACCTCCTTGCTCCTCAGAACCATCTTCACCTAAAACTTCAAAATCTGAAAGATTTTCATCACCAAGAGAAGCTAATTTTGATTCTGATTCTGTTAGATTAATTTGGTATTTAGTAAGAGTAACATCCCCCTTTTGTAATGAGGACTCCAGATCAATTTTAGATGAAGTCACTTCAGATTTAGAAAAACCAATGCTAGGAACTCTGAATTTGGTACTTTTAGACACACTCTCCCCCTTAACATCAGAAAAACGCTTAGGTTCAACACTCTCAGAAGGTACAGAAGAAGCATCCTCTGTTAAAGAATAACAAAGagtttctgaaacagaaacatcaCATCCAGATTGGCTTTGAGCATGAGGTTTGAAAGTCttagaaagagaaattttaggCATTCTAAATACAGAAGTTTTAGATTTGCCAATGTCCTCCCCTTTACCACAGGAAGAATCAAGCGGAGCATCAAAGCTGGGCGCTTGGATCTCAGAGTCAGAAAATGTCACATCAGTAATGGCAGATCCTGAGGGCACCGTCACTTGGGGCTCGGGGAGGCTGACGTCCACTTCTGCGGCCGCGGTGCCCTtggcctctctgctgctggaccaGCCAAAGGAAGGCATGCCGAACTTGGGCATCTTGAACTTGCCATCCTTGGTCTTGGCGGCCTCATTCTCTGGGACTTTGGCCTCTCCTTCAAGGCTCATCGTGGCCTCAGGCGCCTGCAGGTCGACGCTAGCCTGTGGAAGAGTGACGTCGACGGAGGGCATGCTGATGTCCACCTCTGGAGCTTTGATGTCAGCTTTGGGCATCTTGAGGGAGGGCTTCTCCAGCTTCACACTGGTGCTTTCCCCTGCAACCATCACGGTGGCGGAGGGGAGCTCAACTTCAGCCTCAGCTGTGGGCACCTCACCCTTGGGCGAGGACACTTTGAATTTGGGCTTGTCGAACTTGGGCATCTTGAGCTTGCCTTTCAGGCCCGtgccttccagctccagcttgcCTTCGGCAGACGGCGCTTTGAGGTCTACATCAGGcgcctggagctccagggagccTTCGACAGAGGGCAGCTTGACGTCTGGGGCCGTAACAGTGATGTCGCTGTCTGAGGCCTTGAGCTCTGCCTGCGGGAGGCTGATGTCTGCCTCCAGTTTGGGAGACTTGACGGTGGGCTTGGAGAAGACCACGCTGGGCACCTTGACTTTGGGCATGTGTATTTTCATACCGCCACCTTCTGCTTTGCCTGCGGCCACCTCCAGGCTGCCTTCAGCCTCGGGGCCCTGCCGGGCGACTTCGCCCTCTGAGGCTTTGGGCAGCGAGACCTCGGCCTTGGGCAGGCTGACCTGCGCCTGGGGAGCTTTCATTTTGGGCAGCTTGACGCTGGGCATCTTGACGTCTGGCATCTTGAATCTGCCTTTCTCACTCTCCGCTGCTACCGTGGCTGTCTCGATGGTCACCTCCACACCGGGCGCTTGGATTTCGGCCGTGGGAAGGGTCACCTCCACTTCAGTGGCTCTCGATGGCACCGTCACTTGGGGTTCGTGGAGGCTGATGTCCACCTCTGCGGCCGCGGTGCCCTtggcctctctgctgctggaccaGCCAAAAGAAGGCATGCCGAACTTGGGCATCTTGAACTTGCCGTCCTTGGCCTTGGCGGCCTCCTTCTCTGGGACTTTGGCCTCCCCTTCAAGGCTCATGGTGGCCTCAGGCGCCTGCAGGTCGACGCTAGCCTGTGGAAGAGTGACGTCGACAGAGGGCAGACTGATGTCCACCTTGGGAGCTTTGATGTCAGCTTTGGGTATGTTGAGGGACGACTTCTCTACCTTCACACCGGTGCCCTCCACTGTAGCCGTCACGGTGGCGCAGGGGAGCTCAACCTCAGCGCTGGGCAGGCTGACCTCAGCTGTGGGCACCTCACCCTTGGGCGAGGACACTTTGAATTTGGGCTTGTCGAACTTGGGCATCTTCAGCTTGCCTTTCAGGCCCGtgccttccagctccagcttgcCTTCGGCAGACGGCGCTTTCAGGTCTACGTCAGGcgcctggagctccagggagccTTCGACAGAGGGCAGCTTGACTTCTGGGGCCGTAACAGTGATGTCGCTGTCGGTGGCCTTGAGCTCTGCCTGCGGGAGGCTGATGTCTGCCTCCAGATTGGGAGACTTGAGGGTGGGCTTGGAGAAGACCACGCTGGGCACCGTGACTTTGGGCATGTGTATTTTCATACCGCCACCTTCTGCTTTGCCTGCGGCCACCTCCAGGCTGCCTTCAGCCTTGGGGCCCTGCAGGGTAACTTCACCCTCCGGGGCTTTGGGCAGCGAGACCTCGGCCTTGGGCAGGCTGACCTGCGCCTGGGGAGCTTTCATTTTGGGCAGCTTGATGCTGGGCATCTTGACGTCGGGCATCTTGAATCTGCCTTTCTCTCCATCTGCTGCACCCGTGGCCGTCTCGATGGTCACCTCCACACCGGGCGCTTGGATTTCGGCCGTGGGAAGGGTCACCTCCACTTCAGTGGCTCCAGAAGGCACTGTCACTTGAGGCTCGGGGAGGCTGACGTCCACTTCTGCGGCCACGGTGCCCTtggcctctctgctgctggaccaGCCAAAGGAAGGCATGCCGAACTTGGGCATCTTGAACTTGCCGTCCTTGGTCTTGGCGGCCTCCTTCTCTGGGACTTTGGCCTCTCCTTCAAGGCTCACCGTGGCCTCAGGCGCCTGCAGGTCGATGCTAGCCTGTGGAAGAGTGACGTCGACGGAGGGCAGACTGATGTCCACCTTGGGAGCTTTGATGTCAGCTTTGGGCATCTTGAGGGAGGGCTTCTCCAGCTTCACACTGGTGCTTTCCCCTGCAGCCGTCATGGTGGCGTACGGGAGCTCAACTTCAGCCTCAGCTGTGGGCACCTCACCCTTGGGCGAGGACACTTTGAATTTGGGCTTGTCGAACTTGGGCATCTTGAGCTTGCCTTTCAGGCCCGtgccttccagctccagcttgcCTTCGGTAGACGGCGATTTGAGGTCTACGTCAGGcgcctggagctccagggagccTTCGACAGAGGGCAGCTTGGCATCTGGGGCCGTGACAGTGATGTCGGTGTCAGGGgccttcagctctgcctgcgGGAGGCTGATGTCTGCCACCAGTTTGGGAGACTTGAGGGTGGGCTTGGAGAAGACCACGCTGGGCACCTTGACTTTGGGCATGTGTATTTTCATACCGCCGACATCCACTTTGCCTGCGGCCACCTCCAGGCTGCCTTCAACCTCGGGGCCCTGCAGGGCGACTTCGCCCTCCAGGGCTTTGGGCAGCGAGACCTCGGCCTTGGGCAGACTAACCTGCGCCTGGGGAGCTTTCATTTTGGGCAGCTTGACGCTGGGCATCTTGACGTCTGGCATCATGAATCCTCCTTTCTCATTCTCCGGTGCAACCGTGGCCGTCTCGACGGTCACCTCCACACCGGGCGCTTGGATTTCGGCCGCGGGCAGGGTCACCTCCACTTCAGTGGCTCCAGAAGGCACCCTCACTTGAGGCTCAGGTAGGCTGACGTCCACTTCTGCGGCCACAGTGCCTTtggcctctctgctgctggaccaGCCAAAGGAAGGCATGCCGAACTTGGGCATCTTGAACTTGCCGTCCTTGGTCTTGGTGGCCTCCTTCTCTGGGAATTTGGCCTCCCCTTCAAGGCTCATGGTGGCCTCAGGCGCCTGCAGGTCGACGCTAGCTTGTGGAAGAGTGACGTCGACGGAGGGCAGACTGACGTCCACCTTGGGAGCTTTGATGTCAGCTTTGGGCATCTTGAGGGAGGGCTTCTCCAGCTTCACACTGGTGCTTTTCCCTGCAACCATCCCGGTGGCGGAGGGGAGCTCAACTTCAGCCTCAGCTGTGGGCACCTCACCCTTGGGCGAGGACACTTTGAATTTGGGCTTGTCGAACTTGGGCATCTTGAGCTTGCCTTTCAGGCCTGtgccttccagctccagcttgcCTTCGGTAGACGGCGATTTGAGGTCTACGTCAGGcgcctggagctccagggagccTTCGACAGAGGGCAGCTTGACGTCTGGGGCCGTGACAGTGATGTCGGTGTCAGGGGCCTTGAGCTCTGCCTGCGGGAGGCTGATGTCTGCCTCCAGATTGGGAGACTTGAGGGTGGGCTTGGAGAAGACCACGCTGGGCACCGTGACTTTGGGCATGTGTATTTTCATACCGCCACCTTCTGCTTTGCCTGCGGCCACCTCCAGGCTGCCTTCGGCCTCGAAGCCCTGCAGGGTGACTTCGCCCTCCGGGGCTTTGGGCAGCGAGACCTCGGTCTTGGGCAGGCTGACCTGCGCCTGGGGAGCTTTCATTTTGGGCAGCTTGACGCTGGGCATCTTGACGTCGGGCATCTTGAATCGGCCTTCTCTCCCTCCGCTGCTACCGTGGCTGTCTCGACGGTCACCTCCACACTGGGCGTTTGGATTTCGGCAGCGGGCAGGGTCACCTCCACTTCGGTGGCTCCGGATGGCACCGTCACTTGGGGTTCGGTGAGGCTGACGTCCACCTCTGCGTCTACGGTGCCCTtggcctctctgctgctggaccaGCCAAAGGAAGGCATGCCGAACTTGGGCATCTTGAATTTGCCGTCCTTGGTCTTGGCGGCCTCCTTCTCTGGGACTTTGGCCTCCCCTTCAAGGCTCATGGTGGCCTCAGGCGCCTGCAGGTCGACGCTAGCCTGTGGAAGAGTGACGTCGACGGAGGGCATGCTGATGTCCACCTTGGGAGCTTTGATGTCAGCTTTGGGCATCTTGAGGGAGGGCTTCTCCAGCTTCACACTGGTGCTTTCCCCTGCAACCATCACGGTGGCGGAGGGGAGCTCAACTTCAGCCTCAGCTGTGGGCACCTCACCCTTGGGCGAGGACACTTTGAATTTGGGCTTGTCGAACTTGGGCATCTTGAGCTTGCCTTTCAGGCCCGtgccttccagctccagcttgcCTTCGGCAGACAGCGCTTTGAGGTCTACGTCAGGcgcctggagctccagggagccTTCGACAGAAGGCAGCTTGACGTCTGGGGCCGTAACAGTGATGTCGCTGTCGGTGGCCTTGAGCTCTGCCTGCGGGAGGCTGATGTCTGCCTCCAGATTGGGAGACTTGAGGGTGGGCTTGGAGAAGACCACACTGGGCACCGTGACTTTGGGCATGTGTATTTTCATACCGCCGACATCCGCTTTGCCTGCGGCCAACTCCAAGCTGCCTTCGGCCTCGGGGCCCTGCAGGGTGACTTCGCCCTCCGGGGCTTTGGGCAGCGAGACCTCGGCCTTGGGCAGGCTGACCTGCGCCTGGGGAGCTTTCATTTTGGGCAGCTTGACGCTGGGCATCTTGACATCGGGCATCTTGAATCGGCCTCTCTCTCCCTCCGCTGCACCGTGGCTGTCTCGATGGTCACCTCCACACTGGGCGCTTGGATTTCGGCCGTGGGTAGCGTCAACTCCAGTTCGGTGGCTCCGGAAGGCATCGTCACTTGAGGCTCGGGGAGGCTGACGTCCACCTCTGCGGCCACGGTGCCTTtggcctctctgctgctggaccaGCCAAAGGAAGGCATGCCGAACTTGGGCATCTTGAACTTGCCATCCTTGGCCTTGGCGGCCTCCTTCTCTGGGACTTTGGCCTCTCCTTCAAGGCTCATGGTGGCCTCAGGCGCCTGCAGGTCGACGCTAGCCTGTGGAAGAGTGACGTCGACGGAGGGCAGACTGATGTCCACCTTGGGAGCTTTGATGTCAGCTTTGGGCATCTTGAGGGAGGGCTTCTCCAGCTTCACACTGGTGCTTTCCCCTGCAGCCGTCATGGTGGCGGAGGGGAGCTCAACTTCAGCCTCAGCTGTGGGCACCTCACCCTTGGGCGAGGACACTTTGAATTTGGGCTTGTCGAACTTGGGCATCTTGAGCTTGCCTTTCAGGCCCGtgccttccagctccagcttaCCTTCGGCAGACGGCGATTTGAGGTGTACATCAGGcgcctggagctccagggagctTTGGAGGGATGGCGGCTTGACGTCTAGGGCCGTGACAGTGATGTCAGTGTCTGGGGCATTGAGCTCTGCCTGCGGGAGGCTGATGTCTGCCTCCAGTTTGGGAGACTCGACGGTGGGCTTGGAGAAGACCACGCTGGGCACCGTGACTTTGGGCATGTGTATTTTCATACCGCCACCTTCTGCTTTGCCTGCGGCCACCTCCAGGCTGCCTTCAACCTCGGGGCCCTGCAGGGTAACTTCACCCTCCAGGGCTTTGGGCAGCGAGACCTCGGCCTTGGGCAGGCTGACCTGCGCCTGGGGAGCTTTCATTTTGGGCAGCTTGATGCTGGGCATCTTGACGTCGGGCATCTTGAATCTGCCTTTCTCTCCCTCCGCTGCTCCCGTGGCCGTCTCGATGGTCACCTCCACACTGGGCGCTTGGATTTCGGCCgtgggcagggtcacctccaCTTCAGTGGCTCCAGAAGGCACCGTCACTTGAGGCTCGGGGAGGCTGACGTCCACTTCTGCGGCCACGGTGCCCTtggcctctctgctgctggaccaGCCAAAGGAAGGCATGCCGAACTTGGGCATCTTGAACTTGCCGTCCTTGGTCTTGGCGGCCTCCTTCTCTGGGACTTTGGCCTCTCCTTCAAGGCTCATCGTGGCCTCAGGCGCCTGCAGGTCGACGCTAGCCTGTGGAAGAGTGACGTCGACGGAGGGCATGCTGATGTCCACCTTGGGAGCTTTAATGTCAGCTTTGGGCATCTTGAGGGATGGCTTCTCCAGCTTTACACTGGTGACCTCCCCTGCAGCCGTCACGGTGGCGGAGGGGAGCTCAACTTCATCCTCAGCTGTGGGCACCTCACCCTTGGGCAAGGACACTGTGAATTTGGGCTTGTCGAACTGGGGCATCTTGACATCGGGCATCTTGAATCTGCCTTTCTCTCCCTCCGCTGCTACCGTGGCCGTCTCGACGGTCACCTCCACCCTGGGCGCTTGGATTTCGGCCGCGGGCAGGGTCACCTCCACTTCAGTGGCTCCAGAAGGCACCGTCACTTGAGGCTCGGAGAGGCTGACGTCCACCTCTGCGTCCACGGTGCCCTtggcctctctgctgctggaccaGCCAAAGGAAGGCATGCCGAACTTGGGCCTCTTGAATTTGCCATCCTTGGTCTTGGCAGCCTCCTTCTCTGGGACTTTGGCCTCCCCTTCAAGGCTCATGGTGGCCTCAGGCGCCTGCAGGTCGATGCTAGCCTGTGGAAGAGTGACGTCGACGGAGGGCATGCTGATGTCCACCTTGGGAGCTTTGATGTCAGCTTTGGGCATCTTGAGGGAGGGCTTCTCCAGCTTCACACTGGTGCTTTCCCCTGCAGCCGTCATGGTGGCGGAGGGGAGCTCAACTTCAGCCTCAGCTGTGGGCACCTCACCCTTGGGCGAGGACACTTTGAATTTGGGCTTGTCGAACTTGGGCATCTTGAGCTTGCCTTTCAGGCCCGtgcctcccagctccagcttgcCTTCGGCAGACGGCGCTTTGAGGTCTACGTCAGGcgcctggagc
This sequence is a window from Serinus canaria isolate serCan28SL12 chromosome 5, serCan2020, whole genome shotgun sequence. Protein-coding genes within it:
- the AHNAK2 gene encoding protein AHNAK2 isoform X44, giving the protein MEVTLKTEVEAGASGFSVKGGGNEGIFIKKVLKESPASKIFSLREGDQLLSATIFFDNIKYEDALKILQYSEPYRVQFSLKRKIAVQEDLEHSTAQHKKERIGQEKELSESIPEETPHVSGKSISEEDRETLIVSQRVGRSKRPKKDRLSWPKFQSIKNKKILRHRRSHSTSDAYEPALQDISPTSTDTESQFPQEVHTKEKKGSQRKLKFPSIGFRMHRSKPEPQEKQRKEIKTTLISEREKIHQYDISLENPEILTVEYTTSPAYEMKTGEGHETLTKDVKEMKNGIPSHVKQCPEVEISIKKDKEATSKFSVPEVADITTDIPKPSLETADLKVSPTKKSPQASSKSRKKKQKGTADKKDGESGINIDLMGHSTKGSVQVKGLEIGTAKAELQTSETLQTGEKKAEEDTQIINIQKINYGISVPKRKETEADTTKQRSDVPQSVQEKTADMTSEDSRNVTGKTLMPDTESDVSTWKIQMPSFKVAKAPKTDIKITREESKEDTEDRVKKERMEEDAIPTNDKALNIEIGMKRGEKDIEGKESKFRLPKLKFPTFTWSSAKEETAQPEAQISDREVKVQTLEITGEPQVSGPPEKITVPTAETKVVISIGKIDENDTKQKHEGQMLSPKKTNIKSSPVERKTEDTKGKMWISKTDIEIEKMEFNEKSKDELLEMTPPNIKAPEVDISLPSVDVTLPQASVDLQAPEATMSLEGEAKVPEKEAAKTKDGKFKMPKFGMPSFGWSSSREAKGTVAAEVDVSPPEPQVTVPSGATEVEVTLPAAEIQAPGVEVTIETATVEAGGEKGGFKMPDVKMPSIKLPKMKAPQAQVSLPKAEVSLPKAPEGDVALQGPEAEGSLEVAAGKAEGGGMKIHMPKVKVPSVVFSKPTLKSPKLEADISLPQAELKAPDSDITVTAPDDKLPSVEGSLELQAPDVDLKAPSAEGKLELEGTGLKGKLKMPKFDKPKFKVSSPKGEVPTAEVSLPSAEVELPSATVTAAGEGIGVKLEKPSLKMPKADIKAPKVDISMPSVDVTLPQASVDLQAPESTMSLEGEAKVPEKEAAKAKDGKFKMPKFGMPSFGWSSSREAKGTVAAEVDVSLPEPQVTVPSCVTEVEVTLPGAEIQAPGVEVTIETATVAAESEKGGFKMPDVKMPSIKLPKMKAPQAQVSLPKAEVSLPKAPEGEVALQGPEAEGSLEVAAGKVDVGGMKIHMPKVKVPSVVFSKPTLKSPNLEADISLPQAELKATDSDITVTAPDAKLPSVEGSLELQAPDVDLKAPSAEGKLELGGTGLKGKLKMPKFDKPKFKVSSPKGEVPTAEAEVELPSATMTAAGESTSVKLEKPSLKMPKADIKAPKVDISMPSVDVTLPQASVDLQAPEATMSLEGEAKVPEKEAAKTKDGKFKMPKFGMPSFGWSSSREAKGTVAAEVDVSLTEPQVTVPSGATEVEVTLPAAEIQTPSVEVTIETATVAAESEKGRFKMPDVKMPSVKLPKMKAPQAQVSLPKAEVSLPKASEGEVARQGPEAEGSLEVAAGKAEGGGMKIHMPKVKVPSVVFSKPTVKSPKLEADISLPQAELKASDSDITVTAPDVKLPSVEGSLELQAPDVDLKAPSAEGKLELEGTGLKGKLKMPKFDKPKFKVSSPKGEVPTAEAEVELPSATVMVAGESTSVKLEKPSLKMPKADIKAPEVDISMPSVDVTLPQASVDLQAPEATMSLEGEAKVPENEAAKTKDGKFKMPKFGMPSFGWSSSREAKGTAAAEVDVSLPEPQVTVPSGSAITDVTFSDSEIQAPSFDAPLDSSCGKGEDIGKSKTSVFRMPKISLSKTFKPHAQSQSGCDVSVSETLCYSLTEDASSVPSESVEPKRFSDVKGESVSKSTKFRVPSIGFSKSEVTSSKIDLESSLQKGDVTLTKYQINLTESESKLASLGDENLSDFEVLGEDGSEEQGGFKLEGKTTSAEISLVDTEVTVKIPKFRKPKFRIRSKGKASEGDIGSNVQSDISKGRISSDMTGPDIEKTAQISDPHLGVKLHKPSLEVVLDAPTVDPNLSPMEATLPNLEAEIRGPDLECKAEQEVATGEKGTEEKENKFKSSKFKLPSFRWSPKKEAIAPSPVEEHLEGPTLSTLSGDMGSELTLPTPENQYTHEEFDTTEKDGEKAKTKKSQFTMPKISFPKIKGQKVQVSLPVLETDVSGPKEEKEAVSVQKSEKGSSGEVAGLGIKVPKVTVPPSEFSKPEAQAPKVEMHISMPTGEVKVPTCEGDDLTLKSAAANASLSTSDIKMTPEGLLEVKSPDISVERKSSEIAVGDVEIKAEGSEAKTKMSKFQMPKVGITLSKGKRLEKDVGQSKSEVKVPQLKATVEISDIAVEAPDLKAECGTEKRIYSPEAKITKTDSKTSEADVHLPSADIPFPKPDSDIQDSDAAVTIKGEIKQDGEGEEKEGHFKMPKFKLPSFSWSPKKEASVKSDSGANLEDQKLAVVSSRIDTEVKETAADDQGSGADLDLEISSGKVEQKSPIKKPQFVMPKISLSKIKVPKSQKVEVDATLPKTEIEGDDSIKIPDIEKSHPEGTEEGAQISIKLADTRVHTLEFSRVETEASKTEITVSSAKIDASLTPSERSFQQVDLKISSANECNIQKTGTKLPKGEASVDLKSPDILTESSSVVDGRKVKLEGPEGKIKMPTFQKTKFGISRIKGKVPETEISSPKIEAELPQLRTTNEIAGIAVGVPASELISDMSDPGGVDGKIKTPQALTGGIEDAKVDISTQSVSKPKTESVSESLEEKEIKLKEHEIKAEEVQTEEHQGWFKMPKFRIPAFGRSSLKEQKSDADIERSMEKAQATIPSAKAQTETSVPENTFSLPHAVAEITIGKEGIQKLEDSVKMSNVSLPEIEGHISLSAERTDSGVSLPKTETYAEVVKRSAEGHTSEITVSTAELSKSYPSASETDKARSSTNRFPTCTLTSPEHKGKSQDINVQKVESSMKLETSGVGCKPSSAEITLDATQKKIDVNLPKEELDIPNKEAAIKKGKIKGEVKITGKDSEESQLKRTVCEWSTTKGSEDGTYVTAKLEDLKVEVPTLKTDVKITGVDPEMKFCVKSVEKDVSAGVEVQVEDRAETSKIKAYKFKIPRFGMLHSEIKGFEDDTSLPKSEADSAPQSERDTAEMQLQKPEGLIGLKSPGLDHKEASARITGETVDQTQGVPEVSVKIPKLKIPRFTFRTLPIEADVLLSKVVTDPKGSSTDIEIVRLQASSAISEETQGAVEGGIQKAKSKILTLTEPDIKTAQMTATIESSLSSAGQDIHWSYIEGQEVSEKVEPEHVAIERCEIYTTEILKESEILSSEVKTAALGFSLLKAKLPESHSDLDVLVQQPSPTGDASVRRPTGAGESFGAAAQRTGSAELKLSDKPHHGSEESRGKVSLSKLKTSAAEVKGSSKLEEGFPGKSPEGITAAPLSEDEDVVEAVEGEEKDITNEKEKTDNKRSPGRFKFWLPSIGFSSPGDETSTDAKAEIKKSVPEDVKPADTSDDSSKQAEKAGWFRFPKLGFTSPSKKAKSVDKEEVGHKEGRLSDEDSPTDKPDVFFDAQESLSPKETGEGEKAETDGASSIVTSSARTELILLEEEKDIKSNIVGDTAK